One window of Puntigrus tetrazona isolate hp1 chromosome 14, ASM1883169v1, whole genome shotgun sequence genomic DNA carries:
- the LOC122357275 gene encoding LOW QUALITY PROTEIN: reticulon-4 receptor-like 2 (The sequence of the model RefSeq protein was modified relative to this genomic sequence to represent the inferred CDS: deleted 2 bases in 1 codon), whose amino-acid sequence METRSAARSARVSNTLKFKSGLSLWLVIWLLACRCAPGQACPRLCVCYHMPMTVSCQSQNFTAVPVGVPYDSQRVFLQNNRITELRADSFGFETQVLWLYSNNITWIEAGAFSNLRVLEELDLSDNPSLRRLDGGAFRGLERLQSLHMHRCHLTELPADLFHKLYSLQFLYLQENQLSHLPDGLFSDLVNLTHLFLHGNRIRVLSENAFRGLVNLDRLLLHDNRIRQVHRRAFRDLGRLTILYLFNNSLQELPGQAMKDTSSVQFLRLNGNPWTCGCEARSLWEWFRKARISSSDLTCSSPAPRKGQDLRFLRELDFALCPLPDPGSLAGTTTTTFSTKTRWWFSKNKPASSSKSHFHKSSETLKAFPFTSVKNPSSSSSSSSSKYDLTAEEAALPKLEPEEYWANYGNEDAASVRCFELECPPGYDSPILPSSSSPSLLSFLSLTALTLSFHLLFG is encoded by the exons AGGTTGTGTGTATGCTACCATATGCCCATGACTGTGAGCTGTCAGTCTCAGAACTTTACTGCTGTTCCAGTCGGTGTGCCCTATGACTCCCAGCGGGTTTTCTTGCAGAATAACCGTATCACTGAGCTCAGAGCTGACTCCTTTGGCTTTGAAACACAG GTTCTATGGCTGTATTCCAACAACATCACATGGATTGAAGCCGGTGCGTTCAGTAAT CTGCGTGTACTAGAGGAACTAGATCTAAGTGACAACCCATCACTGCGCAGGCTGGATGGGGGTGCGTTCAGGGGGCTGGAGCGCTTGCAGAGTCTACACATGCACCGCTGCCACTTGACCGAGCTGCCTGCTGACCTCTTCCACAAGCTCTACAGCTTGCAGTTCCTCTACCTGCAGGAGAACCAGCTGAGCCATCTTCCAGATGGCCTCTTTTCGGACCTGGTCAACCTTACCCACCTGTTCCTGCATGGAAATCGTATCCGTGTCCTGTCTGAAAATGCCTTTCGTGGTCTGGTGAATCTCGACCGCCTGTTGCTGCATGACAACCGCATCCGACAAGTCCATCGCCGAGCCTTCCGTGATCTGGGCAGATTGACCATCCTCTATCTCTTCAACAACTCTTTGCAGGAGCTTCCAGGCCAGGCAATGAAGGATACATCATCAGTGCAGTTTCTCAGGCTCAATGGTAACCCCTGGACCTGTGGTTGTGAAGCCAGGTCACTATGGGAGTGGTTCCGCAAAGCTCGGATCTCCAGCTCAGACCTAACCTGCTCTTCACCAGCCCCTCGTAAAGGCCAGGACCTTAGGTTCCTGCGGGAGCTGGACTTTGCCCTCTGCCCGTTGCCTGACCCAGGATCCCTGGCTGGTACTACAACCACCACTTTCAGCACCAAGACCCGTTGGTGGTTCTCCAAGAACAAACCGGCCTCATCATCCAAGAGCCACTTTCACAAGAGCAGTGAGACCCTGAAGGCCTTTCCTTTCACTTCGGTCAAAAATCCCTCATCTTCAtcgtcctcttcctcatccAAGTACGATCTGACTGCAGAGGAGGCTGCTTTACCCAAGCTAGAGCCTGAAGAGTACTGGGCAAACTATGGCAATGAGGATGCAGCCTCAGTCCGTTGTTTCGAGCTTGAATGTCCACCAGGTTATGATTCTCCCATTCTCCCATCTTCCTCTTCGCCTTCACTTCTGTCCTTCCTTTCGCTCACAgcactcactctctcttttcacCTTCTCTTCGGCTGA